The following proteins are co-located in the Solanum pennellii chromosome 1, SPENNV200 genome:
- the LOC107010734 gene encoding deSI-like protein At4g17486 isoform X1, with translation MKSKLKNGLCSVVPLHLQGESATRFCMFPKVKSACCSPGNTPVYLNVYDLTPVNGYFYWAGIGVFHTGIQVHGVEYAFGAHDYPTSGVFELEPRQCPGFKFRKSVFMGTTYLDPIQLREFIARQSANYNGDTYHLIAKNCNHFSDDICYRLTGKRIPKWVNRLARVGSLCNCILPEALKASTVQHGTNAQNYDSEKRKLRSSFNCLSSISMRQGEKEVSISSLFLHSHYKGCLPPWESKKSRSRSLKEG, from the exons atgaaatcaaaattaaagaatgGCTTGTGTTCTGTGGTCCCTCTTCATTTACAAGGTGAATCCGCAACACGTTTTTGCATGTTTCCCAAAGTGAAGTCAGCTTGTTGTAGTCCAGGCAACACACCTGTTTACCTTAATGTGTACGACTTGACACCCGTTAATGGCTATTTTTACTGGGCAGGCATAGGTGTCTTCCATACAGGGATTCAAG TTCATGGTGTTGAATATGCTTTCGGAGCACATGACTATCCAACAAGTGGTGTCTTTGAGCTTGAACCTCGACAGTGCCCtggctttaaatttagaaagtCGGTGTTCATGGGGACAACATATCTGGATCCTATCCAGCTTAGAGAATTCATTGCGCGCCAATCAGCAAACTACAATGGTGACACATATCATTTGATTGCTAAGAACTGTAATCATTTCTCAGATGATATCTGTTACAGGTTGACTGGGAAACGGATACCTAAATGGGTGAATCGGCTAGCACGAGTAG GTTCATTGTGCAACTGCATTCTTCCAGAAGCCCTCAAAGCTTCCACGGTACAACATGGCACAAATGCACAAAACTATGACAGTGAGAAGAGGAAACTAAGAAGCTCTTTCAACTGTTTGTCTTCAATCTCAATGCGTCAAGGTGAGAAAGAAGTATCAATATCATCGTTGTTCTTGCACTCCCACTATAAAGGATGTCTGCCGCCTTGGGAATCCAAAAAGTCTAGAAGCAGGTCTTTGAAGGAAGGATAA
- the LOC107010734 gene encoding deSI-like protein At4g17486 isoform X2 — protein MKSKLKNGLCSVVPLHLQGIGVFHTGIQVHGVEYAFGAHDYPTSGVFELEPRQCPGFKFRKSVFMGTTYLDPIQLREFIARQSANYNGDTYHLIAKNCNHFSDDICYRLTGKRIPKWVNRLARVGSLCNCILPEALKASTVQHGTNAQNYDSEKRKLRSSFNCLSSISMRQGEKEVSISSLFLHSHYKGCLPPWESKKSRSRSLKEG, from the exons atgaaatcaaaattaaagaatgGCTTGTGTTCTGTGGTCCCTCTTCATTTACAAG GCATAGGTGTCTTCCATACAGGGATTCAAG TTCATGGTGTTGAATATGCTTTCGGAGCACATGACTATCCAACAAGTGGTGTCTTTGAGCTTGAACCTCGACAGTGCCCtggctttaaatttagaaagtCGGTGTTCATGGGGACAACATATCTGGATCCTATCCAGCTTAGAGAATTCATTGCGCGCCAATCAGCAAACTACAATGGTGACACATATCATTTGATTGCTAAGAACTGTAATCATTTCTCAGATGATATCTGTTACAGGTTGACTGGGAAACGGATACCTAAATGGGTGAATCGGCTAGCACGAGTAG GTTCATTGTGCAACTGCATTCTTCCAGAAGCCCTCAAAGCTTCCACGGTACAACATGGCACAAATGCACAAAACTATGACAGTGAGAAGAGGAAACTAAGAAGCTCTTTCAACTGTTTGTCTTCAATCTCAATGCGTCAAGGTGAGAAAGAAGTATCAATATCATCGTTGTTCTTGCACTCCCACTATAAAGGATGTCTGCCGCCTTGGGAATCCAAAAAGTCTAGAAGCAGGTCTTTGAAGGAAGGATAA